One Glycine max cultivar Williams 82 chromosome 6, Glycine_max_v4.0, whole genome shotgun sequence DNA segment encodes these proteins:
- the NAC5 gene encoding NAC domain protein NAC5: MENVSVLLCNKEKDQMDLPPGFRFHPTDEELISHYLYRKVTDTNFSARAIGEVDLNRSEPWDLPWKAKMGEKEWYFFCVRDRKYPTGLRTNRATESGYWKATGKDKEIFRGKSLVGMKKTLVFYKGRAPKGEKTDWVMHEYRLDGKFSVHNLPKTAKNEWVICRVFQKSSGVKRTHISGMMMLDSYGNEMVYSSSALPPLTDSSPSIGNNTKALSVTDSAYVPCFSNPIDVPRGIFDSLNNINISINSNTLYGVSSNHSFYNTQGVQLQAPPTLPLPSSSNHYLRAFLENQGNGSNMSNNGFEPEREMVSVSQKTSLSTDVKAEISSLGKRHFENQNNPIASAAAVAPMDLATLWNY; encoded by the exons ATGGAAAACGTTTCGGTTCTTTTGTGTAATAAGGAAAAGGATCAGATGGATTTGCCTCCTGGGTTTAGGTTTCACCCAACAGATGAAGAGCTTATTAGTCATTACCTTTACAGAAAGGTCACTGACACCAACTTCTCAGCTAGAGCCATTGGAGAGGTGGACTTGAACAGGTCTGAGCCTTGGGATTTGCCAT GGAAGGCCAAAATGGGAGAGAAAGAGTGGTACTTTTTCTGTGTGAGGGACAGAAAATACCCAACTGGTTTGAGGACTAATAGAGCCACTGAATCAGGATACTGGAAGGCTACAGGGAAAGACAAAGAGATTTTCAGAGGGAAATCTCTTGTGGGTATGAAGAAAACTTTGGTTTTCTACAAAGGAAGGGCTCCCAAGGGAGAGAAAACTGATTGGGTCATGCATGAGTATAGGCTTGATGGTAAATTCTCTGTTCACAACCTCCCCAAAACTGCAaag AATGAGTGGGTGATTTGCAGGGTTTTTCAGAAGAGTTCAGGTGTGAAAAGGACTCATATTTCTGGGATGATGATGTTGGACTCTTATGGAAACGAAATGGTTTATTCTTCTTCTGCTTTGCCACCTCTCACTGATTCCTCACCTTCCATTGGCAACAACACCAAAGCACTGAGTGTGACTGATTCTGCTTACGTGCCCTGCTTCTCCAATCCAATTGATGTTCCTAGAGGAATCTTTGATTCCTTGAACAACATCAATATCAGCATCAACAGCAACACCCTTTATGGAGTTTCTTCAAACCATTCATTTTACAATACTCAGGGGGTTCAACTTCAGGCTCCACCAACTTTGCCATTACCTAGTTCTTCAAACCATTACCTTAGAGCCTTTCTTGAAAACCAAGGAAATGGATCGAACATGAGCAACAATGGTTTTGAGCCAGAGAGGGAAATGGTCAGTGTCTCACAGAAAACAAGTCTTTCTACTGATGTGAAGGCTGAAATCTCTTCATTGGGTAAAAGGCACTTTGAGAATCAAAACAACCCAATTGCTTCAGCAGCTGCAGTTGCACCAATGGACCTTGCTACCTTGTGGAACTACTGA